The stretch of DNA GGCCGAGGAGCATTGACGTGGTTGCGCGCACCTTGCCAGACACCAACGCATAACTTGAAAAAGTTTGTGTATCGCCATGTCCTTTTCAACCAAACTTTCCATCGTATCGCAAACCGATTTTTCTACCCTGAAACTCAAAGCCCGCGGCAAAGTGCGCGACATTTACGATCTCGGCGAGCATTTGCTGTTGGTCGCGACCGATCGCCTCTCCGCTTTCGATGTGATTCTGCCGCAGGGTATTCCGCACAAAGGCCGCGTGCTCACGCAAATTTCGGCATTTTGGTTTCAGCAGATGTCCGATATCATTCCGCAT from Cytophagia bacterium CHB2 encodes:
- a CDS encoding phosphoribosylaminoimidazolesuccinocarboxamide synthase, producing MSFSTKLSIVSQTDFSTLKLKARGKVRDIYDLGEHLLLVATDRLSAFDVILPQGIPHKGRVLTQISAFWFQQMSDIIPH